In Chryseobacterium shigense, the following proteins share a genomic window:
- a CDS encoding bestrophin family protein, whose amino-acid sequence MITTKYFNYRQVLNLAGGHIIWLTAWCTLVAALFYFFKWKWMIIPWVPVALIGTAEAFYVGFKNNQAYDRLWEARKIWGGIVNSSRSFVSMLYAFNTNGESNSETETLKKKIAYRHIAWLYTFREQLLVPTEWEHMSQKRHFGDINIRRHRLIKAGFPDYGRTPIFLHKYLSEKELDLQPEYKNFATYLISKQAKEVNDLKNFGDISEFNQMQLQETLNLFYDYQGQAERIKKFPSPRQFASTAFIFNVIFIMLLPLGLVNEFAKLGNWGILVSVPFCVIIGWIYIVMELVGDYSENPFEGMMFDIPMLSICRTIEIDVLQMIGEHEDLPEPIASKNGVLV is encoded by the coding sequence ATGATCACCACAAAATATTTCAACTACAGACAGGTATTAAATCTGGCAGGCGGCCATATCATCTGGCTTACAGCCTGGTGCACTTTAGTGGCAGCCCTTTTCTATTTTTTCAAATGGAAATGGATGATTATTCCATGGGTACCTGTAGCGTTGATTGGTACTGCAGAAGCCTTTTATGTAGGTTTTAAAAATAACCAGGCCTATGACAGATTGTGGGAAGCCCGGAAAATATGGGGCGGAATTGTAAATTCCAGCCGATCTTTTGTTTCCATGCTGTATGCTTTTAATACAAACGGAGAAAGCAACAGTGAAACAGAAACACTCAAAAAGAAAATCGCTTACCGTCACATTGCATGGCTTTATACTTTCCGTGAACAGCTTTTGGTACCTACGGAATGGGAACATATGTCACAGAAAAGACATTTCGGGGATATCAATATCCGAAGACACAGGCTCATCAAAGCAGGATTTCCTGATTACGGAAGAACTCCGATTTTCCTTCATAAATACCTTTCTGAAAAAGAACTGGATCTACAGCCGGAATATAAAAATTTTGCAACCTACCTGATTTCAAAACAGGCAAAAGAAGTTAATGACCTGAAGAATTTCGGGGATATTTCAGAATTTAACCAGATGCAGCTTCAGGAAACGCTTAATCTGTTTTATGATTATCAGGGGCAGGCGGAAAGAATCAAAAAATTCCCTTCTCCGAGGCAGTTTGCGAGCACAGCTTTTATTTTTAATGTCATTTTCATTATGCTGCTTCCTCTTGGGCTTGTCAATGAATTTGCCAAATTAGGGAACTGGGGAATTTTGGTAAGTGTACCTTTCTGCGTGATTATCGGATGGATCTACATCGTTATGGAGCTGGTTGGTGACTATTCGGAAAACCCGTTTGAAGGAATGATGTTTGATATTCCGATGCTTTCCATATGCCGTACCATAGAGATTGATGTTCTTCAAATGATAGGAGAACATGAAGACCTTCCGGAACCAATCGCTTCAAAGAACGGAGTCCTCGTATAA
- a CDS encoding glycosyltransferase, protein MRPTISIVVAIFNRKDELFELLNSLTFQTDKDFEVIIADDGSLIDLKPTIQNFEEILHIKYFRKDNSGPGLTRNYGAKRAQNDWLLFVDSDVIVEKDYIENIKKDIETIPCDAFGGADKAHKGFNLMQKAISYSMTSVFTTGGIRGSKKAVSRFQPRSFNMGVKKEVFEKVGGFSEMRIGEDPDLSMTLWENGFTTAFFDDIAVYHKRRVDLGKFSKQVYQFGCARPILNQRHPEYVKISFAFPTLFMLGYIFGFIEYFLLGRGIILAFYGLYTFLVFFHAMFVTKNISIAGMAVISTYIQMFSYGYGFLKSWILLNIFRMKPEEAFPKHFHLK, encoded by the coding sequence TTGAGACCTACCATTTCCATTGTCGTTGCCATTTTCAACCGAAAAGATGAGCTGTTTGAACTGCTGAATTCCCTGACTTTTCAGACGGATAAAGACTTTGAAGTGATTATTGCAGACGACGGCTCTCTTATTGACCTTAAACCGACCATTCAGAATTTTGAAGAAATACTGCATATCAAATATTTCAGAAAAGACAATTCAGGCCCTGGTCTTACGAGAAATTACGGTGCTAAGAGAGCTCAGAATGACTGGCTTCTTTTTGTAGACAGTGATGTAATTGTAGAAAAAGATTACATCGAAAACATTAAAAAAGACATTGAAACTATTCCCTGTGATGCTTTCGGTGGAGCAGACAAAGCCCATAAAGGTTTCAACCTGATGCAGAAAGCCATTTCCTATTCCATGACCTCAGTTTTTACAACCGGAGGAATCAGGGGAAGTAAAAAAGCAGTTTCCAGGTTTCAGCCGAGAAGTTTCAATATGGGCGTGAAAAAAGAAGTTTTTGAAAAAGTAGGCGGTTTTTCAGAAATGAGGATAGGGGAAGATCCCGATCTTTCTATGACACTCTGGGAAAATGGCTTTACTACAGCTTTTTTTGATGATATTGCTGTGTATCACAAGCGAAGAGTGGATTTAGGTAAATTTTCAAAACAGGTTTACCAGTTCGGATGTGCAAGGCCTATTCTTAACCAGAGGCACCCCGAATATGTCAAAATATCATTTGCATTTCCTACACTTTTCATGCTGGGCTATATTTTTGGTTTTATAGAATATTTTCTTCTCGGAAGAGGAATTATTCTTGCATTTTACGGGTTGTATACATTTCTTGTATTTTTCCATGCGATGTTTGTAACGAAGAATATCAGCATTGCCGGAATGGCAGTCATTTCAACCTATATTCAGATGTTTTCCTACGGATATGGTTTCCTGAAGTCATGGATACTACTGAATATTTTCAGAATGAAACCCGAAGAAGCCTTCCCAAAACATTTTCATTTAAAGTAA
- a CDS encoding Lrp/AsnC family transcriptional regulator, with amino-acid sequence MNFDETDKKLLLFLQKDCKQTTKELSYKLNLSVTAVYERIKKLENLGVISKYVALLDRHKINRDFIVLCHIKLTQHKKEFVLQFEKEVMNLQEVTECFHVSGDYDYILKIGVKDMEDYRNFMLSKLTALQHIASTHSSFMISEVKNTTAIVL; translated from the coding sequence ATGAATTTTGATGAAACCGATAAAAAGCTGCTCCTGTTTCTTCAGAAAGATTGCAAGCAGACTACCAAAGAATTGTCTTACAAACTCAATTTATCTGTAACAGCTGTTTATGAACGCATAAAAAAGCTTGAAAACCTGGGAGTAATCTCAAAATATGTTGCATTGCTGGACCGGCATAAAATAAACAGGGATTTCATTGTATTGTGCCACATAAAATTAACACAGCATAAAAAAGAATTCGTGCTGCAGTTCGAAAAAGAAGTCATGAATCTTCAGGAAGTCACAGAATGCTTCCATGTGAGCGGTGATTACGACTACATCCTTAAAATAGGAGTAAAGGACATGGAAGATTACCGTAATTTTATGTTGAGTAAATTAACGGCACTACAGCACATAGCAAGCACTCACAGCTCTTTTATGATCTCTGAGGTAAAAAATACAACAGCTATAGTTCTGTGA
- a CDS encoding thiamine pyrophosphate-dependent enzyme, with protein sequence MENTLHEKVSQDILLKAYNHMMLAKAMADIYEENRNICKYVHSTSRGHEAIQLATAYQLTKEDWVSPYYRDESILLGIGFEPYQLMLQLLAKAEDPFSGGRSYYSHPSSREENKPKIIHQSSATGMQTIPTTGVAQGIKYIQEFNLQNFENNPVVICSLGDNSVTEGEVSEALQFAALHQLPIIFLVQDNEWGISVTKEEARTCDAYDFVAGFTGLSRMRVDGTDFVESFEAMKKAVDFVRTERKPLVVCAKTVLIGHHTSGVRREFYRDEEDLTKHRAKDPGEILRKQLLESGIDEDLLKQITKKARLEAEEAFERAKNAEDPKPETVMQHVFAPTPITEETGTREPAGGEKIVMVDAAIHAVQELMWKHPEALLYGQDVGERIGGVFRETVTLGKKFGNKRVFNTAIQEAYIIGSTAGMSAVGLKPIVEVQFADYIYPGINQLITEISKSSYLSQGKFPVSNIIRVPIGAYGGGGPYHSGSVESILANIKGIKIAYPSNAADFKGLLKAAYYDPNPVIMLEHKGLYWSKVPGTEDAKTIEPAEDYILPFGKGKVIIEADQDQTEKGRTLLVVTYGMGVYWAKEAVKNFGGRVEVIDLRTIIPLDEELVFERVKAHGKCIVLTEEQLNNSFAEAFAHRISKRCFKYLDAPVETMGSLDVPAVPINLVLEKEMLPNADKLSKKIEEMLQY encoded by the coding sequence ATGGAAAATACACTTCACGAAAAGGTTTCTCAGGATATTTTGCTTAAAGCGTATAATCATATGATGCTGGCTAAAGCTATGGCAGATATCTATGAGGAAAACAGAAATATCTGTAAATATGTTCATAGTACTTCAAGAGGTCATGAAGCTATTCAGCTGGCCACAGCCTATCAGTTAACAAAAGAAGACTGGGTATCTCCTTATTACCGTGATGAAAGTATTCTTTTAGGAATCGGGTTCGAACCTTACCAATTAATGCTGCAGCTTCTTGCAAAGGCTGAAGATCCCTTTTCAGGAGGAAGGTCTTATTACTCCCATCCTTCAAGCAGGGAAGAAAACAAACCGAAAATCATTCACCAGAGTTCAGCAACGGGAATGCAGACCATTCCTACGACAGGAGTTGCTCAGGGAATAAAATATATCCAGGAATTCAATTTACAGAACTTTGAGAATAATCCTGTTGTGATTTGCAGCCTCGGGGACAATTCTGTAACAGAAGGTGAAGTAAGTGAAGCTTTACAGTTTGCCGCTCTTCACCAGCTTCCCATCATATTTCTTGTACAGGATAATGAATGGGGAATTTCCGTAACCAAAGAAGAAGCAAGAACCTGTGATGCCTACGATTTCGTTGCCGGATTTACAGGTCTCAGCAGAATGCGCGTGGACGGAACCGACTTTGTAGAAAGTTTCGAAGCGATGAAAAAAGCTGTAGACTTTGTAAGAACCGAAAGAAAACCTTTGGTAGTTTGTGCTAAAACCGTTCTTATCGGCCATCATACATCTGGTGTAAGAAGAGAATTCTACAGAGATGAGGAAGATTTAACAAAGCACAGAGCTAAAGACCCGGGAGAAATCCTGAGAAAACAACTTCTTGAATCAGGGATTGACGAAGATCTTTTAAAGCAGATCACTAAAAAAGCCCGCCTTGAAGCAGAAGAAGCTTTTGAAAGAGCCAAAAATGCAGAAGACCCAAAGCCTGAAACGGTTATGCAACATGTTTTTGCACCAACCCCTATCACGGAAGAAACAGGAACACGTGAACCTGCTGGCGGTGAAAAAATCGTTATGGTTGATGCTGCTATCCACGCGGTTCAGGAACTGATGTGGAAACACCCTGAAGCTCTACTTTACGGACAGGATGTAGGAGAAAGAATCGGAGGTGTTTTCAGGGAGACAGTTACTTTAGGTAAAAAATTTGGCAACAAAAGAGTTTTCAATACGGCTATCCAGGAAGCATACATTATCGGATCAACTGCCGGAATGAGTGCGGTAGGATTAAAACCTATCGTGGAAGTTCAGTTTGCAGACTATATTTATCCGGGAATTAACCAGCTGATCACTGAAATTTCAAAATCAAGTTATTTAAGTCAGGGAAAATTTCCTGTAAGCAATATCATCCGTGTACCTATTGGTGCTTATGGCGGAGGCGGACCTTATCACAGTGGAAGTGTAGAAAGTATTTTAGCCAATATCAAAGGAATTAAGATTGCTTACCCAAGCAACGCAGCCGATTTCAAAGGCTTGTTAAAAGCTGCTTATTACGATCCAAACCCTGTGATCATGCTGGAGCACAAAGGTTTATACTGGAGCAAGGTTCCCGGAACTGAAGATGCCAAAACCATTGAGCCTGCGGAAGATTATATCCTTCCTTTCGGCAAAGGTAAAGTGATCATTGAAGCAGACCAGGATCAAACTGAAAAAGGCAGAACTTTACTGGTTGTAACTTACGGAATGGGTGTTTACTGGGCTAAAGAAGCCGTGAAGAACTTTGGAGGACGAGTTGAGGTAATTGACCTTAGAACTATAATTCCTTTGGATGAAGAACTTGTTTTCGAAAGAGTAAAAGCACATGGAAAGTGCATCGTTCTTACGGAAGAACAGCTTAACAATTCATTTGCCGAAGCATTTGCACACCGTATTTCGAAAAGGTGTTTCAAATATCTGGATGCACCTGTAGAAACTATGGGATCTCTTGATGTTCCTGCCGTTCCTATTAATCTGGTACTGGAAAAAGAAATGCTTCCGAATGCTGACAAACTCAGCAAGAAAATTGAAGAAATGCTGCAATATTAA
- a CDS encoding S8 family peptidase encodes MKKIFILVGTLGITFGNAQKNETLNEEFERQNIENSRKFDSYILRHYGNNKNEETLKEIKEKRNTLAGFLPNDKPYFLQVTDKNQILNSNSDFLQDGNISGLSGSFNGENINFTIFDGSSTTSEARVYSEHFLFNNFPGRISNKESNSFIYGDHATAVAGFIGSKNYPSTITVNGTAKQVNFKGIAPNSTIDAYSFGTTPLPGNSAASSVFQKLLIAHPNISNHSYGTDSGWAYQSVAGEGAWVWQGSFTSPSLYYDAQGVYLANDRDYDRIVYDNPSFIIVKSAGNFFGDGPQTANEKKYYENDYGYLTEFAPTDIIPPNNCSQGYDCISTGSLAKNIIVVGAADIITANGGRYNSPSDVIHSSYSSAGPRDDGAIKPDIIAVGTNVISANISDPTGSSSTTGSGTSFSAPVVTGIIGLWTQINKQLFSGSVLNAASAKTLMIHSASEAGNTGPDPQFGWGFINAKKGAELLVGKSNNTVIFNDETLNNGTVNKKDIIASGSEPLKVTLSWIDPEFTNFGTLWTEIHNDRNSKLINDIDVRIIDTVTNMVYTPWKLNSLNPMTPATKGDNTVDNVEQVVVDTPTGGRRYRIEISHKGILKNNSGAAAPQNYSIIVTGQNGVLGTAETSPLSSLSIAPTITKDNVYILKAPKRSVFTVYDISGKRIQSGTINSDKESIDFSSSGKGIYIIEIKTDKDVISKKIIKE; translated from the coding sequence ATGAAAAAAATTTTTATTCTGGTGGGTACCCTGGGTATCACATTCGGTAACGCCCAAAAAAATGAAACCCTCAACGAAGAGTTTGAGAGACAGAACATTGAGAACAGCAGAAAATTTGATTCTTATATTCTCAGGCATTACGGCAATAATAAAAATGAGGAAACATTAAAAGAAATTAAGGAAAAAAGAAATACCCTCGCCGGTTTCCTTCCCAACGACAAACCTTATTTTCTGCAGGTTACAGACAAGAATCAGATTTTAAATTCAAATTCCGATTTCTTACAGGATGGCAACATCTCAGGATTATCAGGTTCTTTCAATGGTGAGAATATTAATTTTACAATTTTTGACGGAAGTTCTACAACAAGCGAAGCAAGAGTATACTCCGAACATTTTTTATTCAATAATTTTCCCGGCAGAATAAGCAACAAGGAAAGCAACAGCTTCATCTATGGAGATCACGCAACTGCTGTTGCCGGATTTATTGGTTCCAAGAACTACCCTTCCACCATCACAGTAAACGGAACAGCCAAACAGGTCAATTTTAAAGGAATTGCTCCTAATTCAACGATAGATGCCTATTCCTTCGGAACAACCCCACTCCCGGGTAATTCTGCGGCAAGCAGTGTATTTCAGAAATTGCTGATTGCTCATCCCAATATTTCAAATCATTCTTATGGCACCGATAGCGGATGGGCTTACCAGTCCGTTGCAGGAGAAGGAGCCTGGGTTTGGCAAGGGAGTTTTACAAGTCCAAGTCTGTACTATGATGCTCAAGGAGTTTATCTCGCTAACGACAGGGATTATGATCGGATTGTATATGATAATCCTTCATTCATCATCGTAAAATCTGCCGGTAACTTTTTCGGAGACGGACCCCAGACGGCCAACGAAAAAAAATATTATGAAAATGATTACGGATACCTGACTGAATTCGCACCTACAGACATTATACCTCCAAATAATTGCTCTCAGGGCTATGACTGCATTAGTACAGGTTCCTTAGCAAAGAACATTATTGTAGTGGGAGCAGCAGATATCATTACAGCCAACGGAGGAAGATACAACTCACCATCTGACGTAATACATTCCAGCTACAGCAGTGCAGGTCCCAGGGATGACGGAGCTATTAAACCCGACATCATCGCTGTTGGAACAAACGTTATAAGCGCAAACATTTCCGATCCTACAGGAAGCAGCTCCACTACAGGAAGCGGTACTTCTTTTTCAGCCCCGGTTGTCACCGGAATTATAGGACTCTGGACACAAATCAACAAACAGTTGTTTTCAGGAAGTGTTCTCAATGCAGCTTCTGCCAAAACACTAATGATACATTCAGCATCAGAGGCAGGAAATACAGGTCCTGACCCTCAATTCGGATGGGGCTTTATCAATGCTAAAAAAGGAGCAGAGCTATTGGTAGGAAAGTCAAATAATACGGTTATTTTTAATGACGAGACACTCAATAACGGTACTGTTAACAAAAAAGATATTATTGCTTCCGGCTCAGAACCATTAAAAGTAACCCTATCATGGATAGATCCTGAGTTTACCAATTTTGGCACCTTGTGGACTGAAATTCATAATGACCGGAATTCTAAGCTTATCAACGACATTGATGTAAGAATTATAGATACTGTTACCAATATGGTATACACTCCGTGGAAACTTAATTCTCTCAACCCAATGACACCTGCTACCAAAGGAGATAATACGGTAGACAATGTTGAACAGGTGGTTGTGGATACCCCAACAGGAGGCAGAAGATACAGAATTGAAATATCTCATAAGGGAATATTAAAAAACAATTCAGGAGCTGCAGCACCTCAAAACTATTCAATTATTGTAACAGGTCAGAATGGAGTTCTTGGAACCGCTGAAACCTCACCTTTAAGCAGTCTTTCCATAGCCCCGACCATTACGAAAGATAACGTTTATATCCTGAAAGCACCCAAAAGATCAGTATTCACTGTTTATGATATTTCAGGTAAAAGAATACAAAGCGGGACTATTAATAGTGATAAAGAATCTATAGATTTTTCAAGCTCCGGTAAAGGAATTTACATCATTGAAATAAAAACGGACAAAGATGTTATTTCCAAGAAAATCATTAAAGAATAG
- a CDS encoding aminotransferase class I/II-fold pyridoxal phosphate-dependent enzyme, which produces MENFNAANEIQDLQYFGEFGGVNPSISDSSTYTFLSAKTMFDTFEGNAEGCYLYSRHSSPMNLYLAQALAKMENTEAANVTASGMGAITSVLMQVCKSGDHIISSRTIYGGTYAFLKNFLPPFHIETSFVDISNFESIENAITPNTKVIYCESVSNPLLEVADLRKLSEICKKHNLKLIVDNTFSPLSVSPTLLGADIVIHSLTKFINGSSDTVGGVYCASQEFINDTKNVNNGACMLLGPTMDSFRSASILKNLRTLHIRMKQHSHNAMYLAERFEQDGLKVSYPGLESHKDHELMKSMMHEEYGFGGLLTIDAGTTEKANELMEMMQQENLGYLAVSLGFYKTLFSCSGSSTSSEIPEEEREAMGISDGLIRFSIGLDHDIARTYEKMRECMLKTGVLNHETIFIS; this is translated from the coding sequence ATGGAAAATTTTAATGCGGCTAATGAAATTCAGGATCTTCAGTATTTTGGTGAATTCGGGGGAGTGAATCCTTCCATTTCTGACAGCTCCACCTATACATTCCTTTCTGCAAAAACAATGTTTGATACTTTTGAGGGAAATGCCGAAGGATGCTATTTATATTCAAGACATTCATCACCAATGAATCTTTACCTCGCACAGGCATTGGCAAAAATGGAAAATACCGAAGCCGCCAATGTTACAGCATCGGGGATGGGAGCCATTACCTCAGTTTTAATGCAGGTATGTAAAAGTGGTGACCATATTATTTCCAGCAGAACGATTTACGGTGGAACTTATGCTTTCCTTAAAAATTTCCTGCCTCCGTTTCATATTGAAACTTCTTTTGTAGACATCAGCAATTTTGAGTCTATAGAAAATGCCATAACTCCAAATACGAAAGTTATTTATTGTGAAAGTGTAAGCAACCCTCTCCTTGAGGTAGCTGACCTTAGAAAACTTTCTGAAATCTGTAAAAAACATAATCTAAAACTGATCGTTGACAATACCTTCTCCCCTCTTTCTGTTTCGCCAACATTACTGGGAGCGGATATTGTGATTCACAGTCTGACCAAATTCATTAACGGAAGCAGTGATACGGTAGGCGGTGTTTACTGTGCCAGCCAGGAATTCATCAATGATACCAAAAACGTGAACAACGGAGCCTGCATGCTGCTGGGACCTACTATGGACAGCTTCCGCTCTGCAAGCATCCTTAAAAACCTGAGAACACTTCACATCAGAATGAAGCAGCACAGCCACAACGCCATGTATCTTGCTGAAAGATTTGAACAAGACGGTTTAAAAGTGTCATATCCGGGTCTGGAATCCCATAAGGATCATGAGCTGATGAAAAGCATGATGCATGAAGAATACGGATTCGGAGGACTGTTAACTATAGATGCCGGAACTACGGAAAAGGCCAATGAGCTGATGGAAATGATGCAGCAGGAAAACCTGGGCTACCTGGCTGTAAGTTTAGGATTCTATAAAACTTTATTTTCATGCTCGGGAAGCTCCACTTCATCGGAAATTCCGGAAGAAGAGCGTGAAGCAATGGGCATATCGGACGGTTTGATCAGATTTTCGATTGGGCTGGATCATGATATTGCCAGAACGTATGAAAAAATGCGGGAATGCATGCTGAAAACAGGTGTTCTCAACCATGAAACCATATTCATATCCTAA